GAGTCCCATGTTCATATTTTTTATAAATGTCTCTAGGAAACTTCTCAAGCTGTGGTATAggatgaggacagattaataaatAGCAACCATGCTCATAATAGAAACATACTACATGTATAGAAGTCAGAGTACTTTGGGGTTATCATTATTTGATGACCAAAGTACTGGTGAGGTGGCTAAGGATTCCAAATATACGTACTTTGTTGCATGGTCTGCCAATTATGCAATACATAACATCACCTGATATGTGAGAGATTATGAAGAATCGCAAACCTAAATGACAgtagaaacacagaaaaataatgacaggtttcagagtaacagccgtgttagtctgtatttgcaaaaagaaaacgagtacttgtggcaccttagagactaaggtgccacgaaagcttatgctcaactaaattggttagtctctaaggtgccacaagtacccctttcctttttacagaaaaataaatccatgtaATTGCAAATCCATTTCCAGTACAGGACAGGAAGAGCCTGAAGCTGCTGCCAAGGAAATCAGTTGCGATTTGGCCATTGACCCTGTagaagaaggatcaggccctatataagCAGAGTTATAAAATATCCGTTATCTCTGTTCAGCTGTATAAATTACCTTAATGTGAATTCATTTACTCCAGGGAAAGGTTTTGTACTGTACCTTAGTTACTCAGCCTTCGAGTGAGTTTGTCAACTAGTACAAAACATCTGGGTATTTCCACGCGAATGATCTCCCAGGCACACAGgctgtattgcttttctttcaggaaagcaTCTATCCCCTGAAAGTATTGTTTCACACTCCGACTGGTGATCTGGAGGTTGTGACTTTCCAGGTTGGTTAATTCCTTCTCCATCTGTGCTCTCAAACATGCCTCCAGCCGCTGAATTTGCTGGTAAAGGCCATTTTGGAACTTGACTATGGAAGTGGCATCCCAGGCACTTTGGGTGAGGTTTTTGCTAAAGATGTTGAAGATCTCTTGGAGGATCTCTTGAATTGCCACCTTGGCATTCTCCTTCTGGGCCACTGAAAGTTGGACAATATCCTGGGTGGGCTTGAAAGCTGCCCTTTCATTTATGCATTGTGAGGGGAAATTTccgctccttttctgcagaagctcTAAGCTCTCTTTGTTCACTTTGTTCTGCTGGAAGTGAAGCATGGTACAGAGCAGAGATAAGATTTCAGTGGAGAAGAGCAGTATGAGCCAAACGTGCAGCAAAAACCTGGTGGTCATGATGATGTCTATACGCTCCTTTGCTTTGTGTGGAACCTTGAGCCTGGAGTTCGTTGAGGGTCCTACGTAGACTGCTGTGTCTTTCCTTTTTGTCTCTGAATTTAAGTATTTGGTTGGAGAATGTTTCTTTGATCATTTTCTGTTTACAAGATTTTCCTTCTTGAAGGATTCagaatttttctttctgtttttcttgctgttttctaGTTCTTTAACCACATTtccttattctttctttctttctttctttctttctttctttctttctttctttctttctttctttctttctttttgtgtgtgcgtgAAAGTGACCACCCCTGACATACAGGCATTTTGtcatattttaatttctgtaattGAAGAAGGTCAGCCACAATTCCACAGTGGTACAGAAAAGACCTCCAATTGGTCAGACAGTGCACTTGCCATTCATTACCTCCTTCATTTGAGAGACAGAAATAGTTTAGGAATATTTAATGTTCACCAGGCATTGAAGAATTAAATGTGGGAGGAACGGGTTAGGCCTCCCAAAAACTTTGGCAAATCTCTACTTTAACGATTTCCTCCGTTTAGAAGGCTCATTTAAAATCTGGACAGCACAAACCATCAGCATCTTCCTTCTGTGAAACCATAAGAGAGAGAGTGCTCTGAGAAAATGACCCCTTAACTCATTGTAATTTCCAGGTCTTAATATACACAGTGGAGCTGAGGAATAGATGAAGCTGAAAGGTGTGAAAATCATGTCCTGTCGATCACTCCAAGTAGCTGACAGGAGTAAAAAATTGAGAAGAATTCATAAAACAGGATGAGCAATTAGTATAGTAACGCATGCTAGAGAGGTACCCACGTGGATGACTATGATTTACAATGTGGTCAGAAGGAGGTTATGCAGAGAAGTCACATTATGTGTTTTTTACCAAGTGTGTCCTGGAATGAAAGtattcaaatgtattttttttaaatgaaattcagtgttcacCATTTTTGCTGGTTCCTTCTCTTTTAATATTGGCCTTCCCTTGGGCAGGGAAATTCTCCTCGTTTGTTTAATTCTCTTCACTTCCTGTGGACATGTTTCATTTTCTGGATCTCAAGCCCTACCACAGACTGTTGTTCTGGAGTTTCCATCATGGCAGggaaatctgttttaattcaagaagaaaactattttcactgaaattaaaaaagaaaagtcacatgaagaaagcatgaaaacatttttgtgcaTATTAATTTGGTTTGAGTCTCCCAAGTCTTCCTGCACTTTTATAagaaatttgagatttttagctttaaatttttgaaagacaCCCTGCAAAGCAGAGAAAGCAGACTTACCGCAGCCCCCAGGTTGTAATGGGCTCTGCTCCCTATTCTCCCATGACTTTCCAGGGGTGTTGGGCATCTGTATTCCACACCCAGGTGAAATCCCAGGGGAAGATGTTGCAGGGTACTGAAAGCAAATGAGCAAAACTGCAAACCCAGGGTATGAACGAGACCATGCTTTTGGTCGCTCTTATTGAAGTTTCACACCCCCAGCAGCCATTGTTCCAGCTTGGGGCAGCCCTGACAGGGTGACTGTAATGGAACCACGCTGATAGGGACCGGAAGGGAGATCTGACAAAGCCCTAGAAGTGATGCAGACACTCAGGTGCACTGTTTGGAAAGATTTTGTGTTCTGTGCAGAAGCCATCGTGTCATCAGTTTCCCCAGCTTTCATCACAGAAATCATTTCCTCCTGCCTGCTAGTGGAATGAAAAGGGGGAGCTTAAGTGGGGATGTATTGGTGgtgttttccttccttttgtcCACCTGTGGTTGGCTTTCCCACAGGAAGACCTAAAGTCATAGATGATGGATAACACCAAATGGCTCTTAAGTAGATTAAAAGCTTCTTCCACGCAGCACAGCTTCAAAACAATGTGATAGAATGATTGTCAGGCAGTTCTCCTCTGCACGATAGGGGTAGTGAAGAAGTTAGACTTTGAAGAAGAGTTTGTATGGTCCAGGTGCAATGTgaccaggtcaaggcccctctTCAGCCACTCCCCAAAATTGAGGTTCTGTTTCAgcatgtagctgtggatattctggatcctttccctaagaagacacccagaggaaaggtGAACACACTGACTTGCAGGGCCGCAACGGGAGGGCCACCACCACCTCTGGCCACAAGTTTCATAAAGATGTGTCCAGCTACTGAAAATCTAATCCTCCCAGAAGAAATGGAACAGTTTCATGGTGAGACATTCTACACCTCGTGGGAACAGCCTACATCTCcgtgttcatccttataatatgattgtgtggtgtcTAATGCAACGTTTGTTgtgtcgggtgtctttggaagactcaagatgcactgagcattgtggtCATAGTGATGtgatagtaattgttgttactgcagtgttatagtaatgttataggttctAATTCCATGTCTAGAgttgtgaggctgaaaatgtgtcttcatggcttaaaataagccaaagcaaaaactctccaagagcagagaggcagttcacgcCTCATTAGGGCATGTACGGgagaaacccagcccagcctcacaggaaaaaaggatgctggcctaggcagcaacaaaagaatctgttggactctccagtGAGTCACCGCCCCCCGTTCCTGTGgacagtttgggactgcgatgggGTAATGTTCACCTGACTTTGAAGTGGTGAGCGGgggacaaagccaagagggaagaaataacatgaaaaaagggagagatgtttgccatgctcttcctctgtcTTCCAGCTACGTCTACAGCCACCACACCAAGCCACTGAAGGGCTGATGATAGGGGAGAGCTTGGCTGAGGAGCAACCCTCCCAGAAGACATGTAACATATTCATGGAGTCTCATTGTGATTGTGATATGTTTTCACCCAATAGTATACAGAACTCCATTGGTGAAATGCTGTTGAACTAATATGGAAGCATAATCAGTCTAAATAATAAGGTCCAAATTATGGTAATCTTTGCTCGTGGGGTACTTCACAATAAGGCTGGGAGAGCTTGTATTGAACAAACTACTTGTATTTAAACATAGTGGAACACAGTAACCAGGGCCTGGACTAGTCAACCtaggggtggcagaatctggcccaacatgagaacaatgggccagatcctcagctcatggaATGCAGCCTGGCACCATTGGCTGGCTCAATATCATTAGAAGAAAACAGATAAGCCAGAGTAGAAGTCAGTTACAGTGATCGGTGtaagagggtcagagccagaggctgagaataaaattaatctacatatggagagagagagatgaacacTCAGAGATCATCCAGAGCTCTGAGGTGATACTAATAGAGAGCCCCTGACTGAGCCAGCCGTGATACCAGAATGGGCCCCACCTGAGAGAAATTAGGTGATTCCAGGTTTAACTGCTGAGTGGGCCCAGCTAAGGAAGGGCTGGAGGAAAGAAAATGCAGGGAGTCAGAAGGTGCCTGCAGGGTCTGGAGTGATCAGGGAGGCACCCAGAATAACCAGGGGACAGATTGGAAGACCTAGAAGGGAAGTAAAGAGGTGAGGAAGGAAATGGCGCAGGGAAAACTGCAATATGGGTAGAGGATTTGACGTAGCTGTGcagtacagggccctgggctgtaaCCCAGAATTGAGGTTGggactggattcccctaccagccccaagGAAGTGGTGCGCAAGGGTAGTTTGAGCCCAGCGAGGGGGCTACAGGCTGAATGTGACCTcgctgaagaagagctgtggagAGGGTGGAAGCTTTTCATTTCTGTTCAGATAGTTTTGAACTTTAGTTTGGATAGCTGACCCTGGAAGGAACGGGCTAAAgactgtgccctggctggagggatGAGTTATCTGAAAGAAACCACCACAGCCCCAGAGTGACTGGTGACCAGGGCTGCTACCCCACAAGGACACTGTGATGCCAGGCCTGGCCCTGAGGAAGTGCATCATGGTGAGTAAACCCTGTTACAATGCTTTTTCTTACATTACTGTAACTGCAGCATGTCTGAAACAACGATATTTTTGTAGTTTTCCTTGTCTACTCTTTTTTCCTACACCCCATGACAAGCACTGTATCTCTGCCCTAGTCTATATCCAGCTCCTTCTTCCTTCAAAGGCAGTCTCACTGATGATATCACCTTTTGCATAAACTAAATGACGGACTGTCCTTGACCACTTTTATATTGTGTGAGTACACGTGCTGCCAGACCCCTATCTGCAGAAGGGACTCTTTCAGCAGCAAGTTAACAAGAAGTGATTTACTTTGCCCGTATTGGGCACACGGTtaaggggctgggggtggagaatCACCCCAGGTTGCGCTTACTTTTGAAATCTTTGCCTCCATGTTCCATAAGTCC
The sequence above is a segment of the Natator depressus isolate rNatDep1 chromosome 5, rNatDep2.hap1, whole genome shotgun sequence genome. Coding sequences within it:
- the LOC141988290 gene encoding interferon beta-like, which translates into the protein MTTRFLLHVWLILLFSTEILSLLCTMLHFQQNKVNKESLELLQKRSGNFPSQCINERAAFKPTQDIVQLSVAQKENAKVAIQEILQEIFNIFSKNLTQSAWDATSIVKFQNGLYQQIQRLEACLRAQMEKELTNLESHNLQITSRSVKQYFQGIDAFLKEKQYSLCAWEIIRVEIPRCFVLVDKLTRRLSN